The sequence TCGGAGGGCGTCCAGCCGGGCGATCGTGGTGTCGATCCAGTGCAGGTCGGCGTCCAGGTGGAACAGGCCGTGGTCGGCCAGCATGGCGTCGACCAGGTCGCCGTTGCGCCGGAGCTCGGTGAGCTCCTTCATCCGCCGCAGGTGCGTGGCGCGCTGCCGGTCGAGGTACTCCTCGGCGGGGCGGTCGAGCATGAGCGCCAGCACGACCTTGCTGAACAGCACCGACTGCAGGTTGGGCTCGGCCTCGACCGGCTCGGTGAGCCACGAGTCGAACTCGGTCGCGCCCCGATCGGTGATCACGTAGCGCTTGCGCTCGGGGCCGACGCCCGGCTCGACCTCACCGACGACGATCTTGCCGTCCCGGGTGAGCCGGCCGAGGGTGGCATAGACCTGGCCGAACGGCAGGGGCTTGCCCCGGCTGAAGAAGGAGTCGTAGTCGCGTTTCAGGTCGTAGCCGTGGCTGGGCTCGCGCTCGAGCAGGCCGAGCAGGGTCATGGGAACGCTCATGCCGAGCACCATACCCTGAGCGTATACCTCGCGTATATATCCCCGGCGTATGTTCACGTCGAGTGGTGTGGGGCGGCGCCGACGGTCCGACGCCGCCCCACACCGAGGCGGACCTGCTCCCGCTCAGCGGGCGGCGAGGAACTCGTCGATGGCGACGGTGACCTGCCAGCCGGTGGCGTGGCTACGCACGATCGACATCACCCGGTC comes from Micromonospora viridifaciens and encodes:
- a CDS encoding PadR family transcriptional regulator, encoding MSVPMTLLGLLEREPSHGYDLKRDYDSFFSRGKPLPFGQVYATLGRLTRDGKIVVGEVEPGVGPERKRYVITDRGATEFDSWLTEPVEAEPNLQSVLFSKVVLALMLDRPAEEYLDRQRATHLRRMKELTELRRNGDLVDAMLADHGLFHLDADLHWIDTTIARLDALRKVVRG